One stretch of Elusimicrobiota bacterium DNA includes these proteins:
- a CDS encoding CsgG/HfaB family protein, whose protein sequence is MKNFTYLFLFFLFLIGCATKPQIKTFYNCAFSPNLDYSKNYRTIVLPVTTEVVQNIDSNLINVLYNFTSLKLLRIGKFSLIERMKVEKLIKEQDFGISGKIDIKTAAKIGKILGAEIVVLTEIDELKPVPLLDNQYDSLVYIRLIDSTTGEILYYAEGDAGPFTIGTIDSLKCSIAKALEPLFYRYGIEFYHGSLNK, encoded by the coding sequence ATGAAAAATTTTACTTATTTATTTTTATTTTTTTTATTTTTAATTGGTTGTGCTACAAAACCACAAATTAAAACCTTTTATAATTGTGCTTTTTCTCCTAATTTAGATTATTCAAAGAACTATCGTACAATAGTTTTACCAGTAACTACAGAAGTTGTGCAAAATATTGATTCAAATTTAATCAATGTGCTATATAATTTTACATCTTTAAAACTTCTAAGAATAGGTAAATTTTCACTAATTGAACGGATGAAAGTAGAAAAACTCATCAAAGAACAAGATTTTGGAATTTCCGGAAAGATTGATATAAAAACTGCAGCAAAAATTGGAAAAATTTTAGGTGCTGAAATAGTTGTACTCACTGAAATTGATGAATTAAAACCAGTCCCCCTTCTTGATAATCAATACGATTCTTTAGTTTATATTCGTTTAATTGATTCTACTACAGGCGAAATTCTATATTATGCAGAAGGGGATGCAGGACCCTTTACGATTGGTACAATTGATTCACTTAAATGTTCAATAGCAAAAGCATTAGAACCTTTATTTTATAGATATGGCATTGAATTTTATCATGGAAGCCTAAATAAATAG
- the rplJ gene encoding 50S ribosomal protein L10: MIKTKQEKQEFVKTFEKEIQEKRNFILADYQGLKVSELEDLRKKLQILNAKLFVIRNRLVAKVFKNVGIVGFSEYLKKAKKLTKHYQLLAGLKPCSTLKSLDIKLISGVLESTFP, translated from the coding sequence ATGATAAAAACCAAACAAGAAAAGCAAGAATTTGTAAAAACATTTGAAAAAGAAATCCAAGAAAAAAGAAACTTTATACTTGCCGACTATCAAGGTTTGAAAGTTTCGGAATTGGAAGATTTACGAAAAAAATTACAGATACTCAATGCCAAACTGTTTGTTATTAGAAACCGGCTCGTAGCCAAAGTATTCAAAAATGTCGGAATTGTCGGTTTTAGTGAATATCTCAAAAAAGCCAAAAAATTAACAAAGCACTATCAATTATTAGCAGGGCTAAAGCCCTGCTCTACATTGAAATCCCTGGATATTAAGTTGATATCCGGAGTTCTGGAATCAACGTTTCCTTGA